The following are encoded in a window of Desulfonatronovibrio magnus genomic DNA:
- a CDS encoding chemotaxis protein CheW, which produces MTEDNIAKHGKKGTFQISCFYVGEALCGIDIGFVQEINKQVLLTSVPHSPDYVVGIMNLRGKIVTIIDLGKKLGIESTANITDDTRIIIVNSKQEFIGFLVNKVTDVVVADRENVSPAPSNIKGVKGKFFQGVYKYKNKLVAILDVEEVLENE; this is translated from the coding sequence ATGACAGAAGACAATATTGCCAAGCATGGTAAGAAAGGAACTTTTCAGATTTCCTGTTTTTATGTAGGAGAAGCTTTATGCGGCATAGACATAGGGTTTGTTCAAGAGATCAATAAGCAGGTATTGCTGACATCAGTCCCTCACTCTCCGGATTATGTCGTAGGTATTATGAATCTTCGAGGAAAAATTGTAACCATTATCGACCTTGGGAAGAAACTGGGTATTGAATCAACAGCAAACATTACAGATGATACCAGAATAATTATTGTAAATTCAAAACAGGAATTTATTGGTTTTCTTGTTAATAAGGTAACGGATGTAGTTGTAGCAGACCGGGAAAATGTTTCACCTGCCCCTTCCAATATAAAAGGGGTCAAGGGCAAATTTTTTCAGGGAGTGTATAAGTATAAAAACAAACTGGTAGCTATACTTGATGTTGAAGAAGTGCTTGAAAACGAGTAA